In Tribolium castaneum strain GA2 chromosome 4, icTriCast1.1, whole genome shotgun sequence, one DNA window encodes the following:
- the LOC135266002 gene encoding uncharacterized protein LOC135266002 isoform X1 codes for MDFSSENEIDAIASAAVSNLLPAKSRPQYEKTYLQFRQWCSMKKIDQVTENVLLAYLEEKSTTLKPPTLWALYAMLKATLNVKENIDTRKFPKLVPYLKSKSVGYRSKKSQILDKEDISKFINEADDKIYLLMKTVLILGISGALRREELVKMKLTDIEDKQSVLIVKVPDTKTHCERIFTVSNLENIEIVRKYRALRPPRATSDRLFLKYTNGKCVNQNVGINKIGEIPSLIAKWLNKDEPKKYTGHCFRRSSATLLANAGGDLISIKRHGGWRSSTVAESYIEDSLNNKIEIANKIQPSSSTEENKITQPSTSASFNGENNFHLQASSLRPLGINGGTFSSCTFNFHMSK; via the exons atggattttagcagcgaaaacgaaatagatgcaattgcaagcgcggcagtgtcgaatcttttgcctgctaaatcaagaccgcagtacgaaaaaacgtatcttcagtttcggcagtggtgttctatgaaaaagattgatcaagtaacggaaaatgttttgttggcgtatttggaagaaaagtctaccaccttaaagccaccaacactctgggccctttatgcgatgttgaaaGCCACCTTAAACGTTAAAGAGAATATCGATACACGTAAGTTTCCGAAGTTAGTGCCCTACCTGAAAAGCAAAAGCGTAGGTTACAGAAGCAAGAAGTcgcaaattttagacaaagaagacattagcaagtttattaatgaagcagatgacaagatatatttactgatgaag actgTGCTAATTTTGGGTATATCGGGAGCCCTTCGACGTGaagaattagttaaaatgaagctaactgacatagaagataaacagtctgtcttaattgtgaaggtgcctgatacaaaaacccactgcgaacgaatatttactgtttcaaatttagaaaatatagaaattgtcagaaaatatAGAGCTTTGCGGCCTCCACGGGCGACTAGTgaccgtttatttttaaagtataccaacggaaaatgtgtgaatcaaaatgttggaattaacaaaatcggagagataccaagtttgattgcaaagtggcttaacaaagacgaacctaaaaaatatactggtCACTGCTTCAGAAGAAGCTCTGCCACTCTTTTGGCGAATGCTGGAGGTgatctaatttcaattaaacgtcATGGGGGCTGGAGAAGCAGCACAGTGGCAGAAAGTTACATCGAGGactctttgaataataaaattgaaattgccaataaaattcaaccttcttcctccacagaagaaaacaaaatcactcAACCTTCTACATCGGCTTCTTTTAATGGCGAAAATAACTTTCATTTACAAGCGTCTTCACTCAGGCCTCTGGGGATAAACGGGGGCACGTTTTCGTcatgcacatttaattttcatatgtcaaagtaa
- the LOC660280 gene encoding charged multivesicular body protein 7, with translation MLNIPEDKLPQEFKDEARLDSLFSPVRSATVNPRDWDTKLTSWKHLISLYCVNNGVYSFTLTQLGQKFIRNGRPPSCLALVLEELVKTGDLQYLEDFLKGPQGWGSWAADLLVKKPLSWSLNTVKRTLFTTRVSSNRTYVHVEVIRQEAQKIAANPNKVLNFGEFLKYVNKDLSQAEDMKLLVHYLVREKKANVYNLKPNTFEVESFLIKLGTNPISEFDIALYVLEQNEKLFTKHVADLEDEISDCVKEVKGHLLKNHRQLAKTCLKKKHEIEKRLTHKVNALHNIQVLIEKLKDVHTDSNVWQSYKHALSAFNATFKETGLSEDAVEDTMLKLGEMLDIQEEIQTAISGPVSNENDDLEEELAELMKSEDESKSTTDLEAQLANLDITDLPELPNPDVSLKEASIH, from the exons ATGTTAAATATCCCCGAAGACAAGTTGCCTCAAGAGTTCAAAGATGAAGCCCGACTCGACTCCCTATTTTCGCCCGTCCGCAGCGCCACCGTCAACCCCCGCGACTGGGACACGAAACTTACTTCTTGGAAACATCTGATTTCGCTATATTGCGTCAATAATGGGGTTTACAGCTTTACGTTAACTCAATTGGGCCAGAAGTTCATTCGAAATGGACGGCCCCCGAGTTGTCTAGCTCTCGTGCTGGAGGAGTTGGTCAAAACTGGCGATTTGCAGTATTTGGAGGATTTTCTGAAGGGGCCGCAAGGTTGGGGCAGCTGGGCTGCCGATTTGCTAGTCAAAAAGCCGCTTTCGTGGTCGCTTAACACAGTCAAACGCACGTTATTCACGACTCGAGTCAGTTCAAATCGGACTTACGTCCACGTTGAGGTCATTCGGCAAGAGGCGCAAAAAATAGCTGCAAACCCTAATAAAGTCCTAAATTTCGGCGAGTTTTTGAAATACGTCAATAAAGATTTGAGTCAAGCTGAGGACATGAAACTTTTAGTTCACTATCTTGTGCGTGAGAAAAAGGCAAAcgtttataatttgaaaccgAATACGTTTGAAGTGGAGTCGTTTCTTATCAAACTGGGAACAAACCCGATTTCGGAGTTTGATATTGCGCTTTATGTTTTGGAACAAAACGAGAAGTTGTTCACCAAACACGTTGCGGATCTGGAAGATGAAATTTCAGATTGTGTTAAAGAAGTGAAAggtcatttattgaaaaatcatAGACAATTGGCCAAAACTTGCCTTAAGAAAAAACACGAGATTGAAAAACGTCTCACACATAAGGTCAATGCCTTGCATAATATACAAGTGTTGATTGAGAAACTCAAAGACGTCCATACTGACTCAAACGTGTGGCAGTCCTACAAACATGCCCTTTCTGCCTTTAATGCAACCTTCAAAGAGACCGGTTTGAGTGAGGACGCCGTTGAAGACACCATGCTCAAATTAGGAGaa ATGTTGGACATCCAAGAGGAGATTCAAACTGCGATTTCTGGTCCTGTCTCAAACGAAAACGATGATTTGGAGGAAGAATTAGCAGAACTGATGAAAAGTGAAGACGAATCAAAAAGTACCACCGACTTGGAGGCGCAATTGGCCAATTTGGACATCACGGACTTGCCAGAATTACCCAACCCAGATGTGTCATTAAAAGAAGCCTCTATACATTAA
- the LOC135266002 gene encoding uncharacterized protein LOC135266002 isoform X2 encodes MDFSSENEIDAIASAAVSNLLPAKSRPQYEKTYLQFRQWCSMKKIDQVTENVLLAYLEEKSTTLKPPTLWALYAMLKATLNVKENIDTRYRSKKSQILDKEDISKFINEADDKIYLLMKTVLILGISGALRREELVKMKLTDIEDKQSVLIVKVPDTKTHCERIFTVSNLENIEIVRKYRALRPPRATSDRLFLKYTNGKCVNQNVGINKIGEIPSLIAKWLNKDEPKKYTGHCFRRSSATLLANAGGDLISIKRHGGWRSSTVAESYIEDSLNNKIEIANKIQPSSSTEENKITQPSTSASFNGENNFHLQASSLRPLGINGGTFSSCTFNFHMSK; translated from the exons atggattttagcagcgaaaacgaaatagatgcaattgcaagcgcggcagtgtcgaatcttttgcctgctaaatcaagaccgcagtacgaaaaaacgtatcttcagtttcggcagtggtgttctatgaaaaagattgatcaagtaacggaaaatgttttgttggcgtatttggaagaaaagtctaccaccttaaagccaccaacactctgggccctttatgcgatgttgaaaGCCACCTTAAACGTTAAAGAGAATATCGATACAC GTTACAGAAGCAAGAAGTcgcaaattttagacaaagaagacattagcaagtttattaatgaagcagatgacaagatatatttactgatgaag actgTGCTAATTTTGGGTATATCGGGAGCCCTTCGACGTGaagaattagttaaaatgaagctaactgacatagaagataaacagtctgtcttaattgtgaaggtgcctgatacaaaaacccactgcgaacgaatatttactgtttcaaatttagaaaatatagaaattgtcagaaaatatAGAGCTTTGCGGCCTCCACGGGCGACTAGTgaccgtttatttttaaagtataccaacggaaaatgtgtgaatcaaaatgttggaattaacaaaatcggagagataccaagtttgattgcaaagtggcttaacaaagacgaacctaaaaaatatactggtCACTGCTTCAGAAGAAGCTCTGCCACTCTTTTGGCGAATGCTGGAGGTgatctaatttcaattaaacgtcATGGGGGCTGGAGAAGCAGCACAGTGGCAGAAAGTTACATCGAGGactctttgaataataaaattgaaattgccaataaaattcaaccttcttcctccacagaagaaaacaaaatcactcAACCTTCTACATCGGCTTCTTTTAATGGCGAAAATAACTTTCATTTACAAGCGTCTTCACTCAGGCCTCTGGGGATAAACGGGGGCACGTTTTCGTcatgcacatttaattttcatatgtcaaagtaa
- the fbl gene encoding fumble isoform X3: MAEIAHPLAMPWFGMDIGGSLCKLVYFEPKDITKDEADSEVETLRNIRRYLTKNSAYGKTGHRDTHLQMDDVYIRGRRGTLHFIRFPSSEMVNFLALAKSKGMANLVTTVCATGGGAFKFEEDFRREVNMKLEKFDEFDSLLKGLQFADAQNPSECYYWANPTDDACCSKVKYDFSNPYPFLIVNIGSGVSVLAVYSATDYKRISGTSLGGGTFLGLCCLLTGCNTFEEAIQLAAEGDNTRVDKLVRDIYGGDYERFGLPGDLVASSFSGFSFGQMNSREKRSKVSRQDLARATLVTITNNIGSIARMCAIQEKIDRVVFMGNFLRVNPIAMKLLAYAMNYWSKGTMKALFLEHEGYFGAIGCLLQFHEAKR; the protein is encoded by the exons ATGGCTGAAATCGCGCACCCGCTAG CGATGCCGTGGTTTGGAATGGACATTGGCGGCAGTTTATGCAAGTTGGTCTATTTCGAACCGAAAGACATCACCAAAGACGAGGCCGATTCCGAAGTGGAAACCCTACGCAACATCCGGAGatatctaacaaaaaactCAGCATATGGGAAAACCGGCCATCGAGACACCCACTTACAG ATGGACGATGTTTACATTCGGGGCAGGAGAGGCACTTTGCACTTTATTCGGTTTCCGTCGAGCGAAATGGTCAACTTTTTGGCTTTGGCCAAGTCCAAAGGCATGGCCAACTTGGTTACGACGGTTTGTGCGACGGGAGGGGGCGCTTTCAAGTTTGAGGAGGACTTCAGAAGG GAAGTTAACATGAAGTTGGAAAAATTTGACGAGTTCGATTCGCTTTTGAAGGGCTTGCAGTTCGCAGACGCCCAGAACCCGTCCGAGTGTTACTATTGGGCGAATCCGACCGACGATGCTTGCTGTTCTAAAGTCAAATACGACTTCTCGAATCCGTACCCGTTTCTGATTGTCAATATCGGGTCAGGTGTTAGCGTTTTGGCCGTCTATTCGGCCACCGATTACAAGAGGATCTCAGGGACAAG TTTGGGCGGAGGCACTTTTTTGGGCCTTTGCTGTCTGTTGACTGGTTGCAATACGTTCGAAGAGGCGATACAGTTGGCTGCAGAAGGTGATAACACACGAGTTGATAAGCTGGTGCGTGATATATACGGTGGTGACTACGAACGGTTTGGGTTACCGGGAGATTTGGTCGCTAGCAG TTTCTCGGGCTTTAGCTTTGGGCAAATGAACTCTCGCGAGAAGCGCAGCAAAGTCAGTCGACAGGATCTAGCGAGGGCTACGTTAGTGACCATCACTAACAACATCGGGTCTATTGCTAGGATGTGTGCTATTCAGGAGAAAATTGACAGG gtCGTTTTTATGGGCAATTTCCTGCGAGTAAACCCCATCGCCATGAAACTGCTGGCATACGCCATGAACTACTGGTCCAAGGGAACAATGAAAGCCCTGTTTCTGGAACACGAAGGCTACTTTGGTGCTATTGGTTGTCTCCTTCAATTTCACGAGGCCAAAAGATGA
- the fbl gene encoding fumble isoform X1, producing MAPHSCKLYLSDIIATMAEDNRKVSMEVNGVSENGFTDAPSMPWFGMDIGGSLCKLVYFEPKDITKDEADSEVETLRNIRRYLTKNSAYGKTGHRDTHLQMDDVYIRGRRGTLHFIRFPSSEMVNFLALAKSKGMANLVTTVCATGGGAFKFEEDFRREVNMKLEKFDEFDSLLKGLQFADAQNPSECYYWANPTDDACCSKVKYDFSNPYPFLIVNIGSGVSVLAVYSATDYKRISGTSLGGGTFLGLCCLLTGCNTFEEAIQLAAEGDNTRVDKLVRDIYGGDYERFGLPGDLVASSFGQMNSREKRSKVSRQDLARATLVTITNNIGSIARMCAIQEKIDRVVFMGNFLRVNPIAMKLLAYAMNYWSKGTMKALFLEHEGYFGAIGCLLQFHEAKR from the exons ATGGCCCCTCACAGCTGTAAACTTTACTTAAGTGATATTATCGCGACAATGGCCGAAGACAATAGAAAAGTCTCAATGGAAGTTAATGGGGTGAGCGAAAACGGCTTCACAGACGCTCCCT CGATGCCGTGGTTTGGAATGGACATTGGCGGCAGTTTATGCAAGTTGGTCTATTTCGAACCGAAAGACATCACCAAAGACGAGGCCGATTCCGAAGTGGAAACCCTACGCAACATCCGGAGatatctaacaaaaaactCAGCATATGGGAAAACCGGCCATCGAGACACCCACTTACAG ATGGACGATGTTTACATTCGGGGCAGGAGAGGCACTTTGCACTTTATTCGGTTTCCGTCGAGCGAAATGGTCAACTTTTTGGCTTTGGCCAAGTCCAAAGGCATGGCCAACTTGGTTACGACGGTTTGTGCGACGGGAGGGGGCGCTTTCAAGTTTGAGGAGGACTTCAGAAGG GAAGTTAACATGAAGTTGGAAAAATTTGACGAGTTCGATTCGCTTTTGAAGGGCTTGCAGTTCGCAGACGCCCAGAACCCGTCCGAGTGTTACTATTGGGCGAATCCGACCGACGATGCTTGCTGTTCTAAAGTCAAATACGACTTCTCGAATCCGTACCCGTTTCTGATTGTCAATATCGGGTCAGGTGTTAGCGTTTTGGCCGTCTATTCGGCCACCGATTACAAGAGGATCTCAGGGACAAG TTTGGGCGGAGGCACTTTTTTGGGCCTTTGCTGTCTGTTGACTGGTTGCAATACGTTCGAAGAGGCGATACAGTTGGCTGCAGAAGGTGATAACACACGAGTTGATAAGCTGGTGCGTGATATATACGGTGGTGACTACGAACGGTTTGGGTTACCGGGAGATTTGGTCGCTAGCAG CTTTGGGCAAATGAACTCTCGCGAGAAGCGCAGCAAAGTCAGTCGACAGGATCTAGCGAGGGCTACGTTAGTGACCATCACTAACAACATCGGGTCTATTGCTAGGATGTGTGCTATTCAGGAGAAAATTGACAGG gtCGTTTTTATGGGCAATTTCCTGCGAGTAAACCCCATCGCCATGAAACTGCTGGCATACGCCATGAACTACTGGTCCAAGGGAACAATGAAAGCCCTGTTTCTGGAACACGAAGGCTACTTTGGTGCTATTGGTTGTCTCCTTCAATTTCACGAGGCCAAAAGATGA
- the LOC103315029 gene encoding F-box/WD repeat-containing protein 4, producing the protein MVLSLDVLSTELLLKIFKYLDIRDLYRLKQTCKRFNEIIETWGHLLISNVGLLVTNQVHPVISNRSLRLLSQFERLRISKNWCSGLYDEKRLLYNKDRYFPCLQLENDLLWFSRGAHIFAYKRTRAGIDTRNPVYTITSRDNADIFRFVKRNNLVLSGQTDGSLFLWDLNTQKFVTDLEVSQGADVNSVDLLDDILVSGSRDNFVRIWRNPFNESIIEQIDLCDRVWSVALCEEDKSLLAIGTAGVHPTPPLTIFDLNKHMTVLNFTPEISGAGVLDIRWENPSVIWSAGYDSCVRRWDLRTGNCEQVLEDPYGATVYCFQYDFFNTIVSGTHNHGRAVLWDTRRSNCVQMYFMESCRRRGRSSPVYGLSFDAEFLFTVTDQHLNVLNFSVNRGKIRDYGIWFKK; encoded by the exons ATGGTGTTATCACTGGACGTTCTTTCCACTGAACTGttactcaaaattttcaaatatttagatATCCGTGATTTGTACAGGCTTAAACAAACATGTAAGCGATTTAACGAAATTATTGAAACTTGGGGTCACCTACTTATCTCAAATGTGGGGCTTCTAGTCACAAATCAAGTGCATCCAGTCATCAGCAATCG ATCTCTTCGATTGCTGTCTCAATTTGAGCGTCTCAGAATATCGAAAAATTGGTGCTCTGGGCTTTATGACGAGAAACGGTTACTTTATAACAAGGATAGATATTTTCCGTGTCTCCAGTTGGAGAACGATTTGTTGTGGTTTAGTAGAGGGGCACACATATTTGCATATAAACGAACTAGAGCGGGAATCGATACTAGAAATCCCGTTTATACTATCACATCTCGGGACAATGCGGACATTTTCCGTTTTGttaaaagaaacaatttaGTTTTGAGTGGACAAAC CGACGGAAGTCTTTTCTTGTGGGATCTAAACACGCAAAAATTTGTCACTGATTTAGAGGTGTCTCAAGGGGCCGATGTCAATTCTGTTGACTTGCTAGACGATATTCTTGTTTCTGGTTCTCGAGACAACTTTGTCCGAATTTGGCGAAATCCATTCAATGAAAGCATTATCGAGCAAATTGATTTGTGTGACCGCGTATGGTCTGTCGCTCTTTGTGAAGAAGACAAATCGTTGCTCGCCATAGGAACAGCAGGGGTACACCCTACACCCCCTCTAactatttttgatttaaataa ACACATGACGGTGTTGAATTTTACGCCCGAAATTTCGGGGGCCGGTGTTTTGGACATCAGATGGGAAAATCCGTCAGTTATATGGTCCGCAGGTTACGACAGTTGTGTAAGAAGGTGGGACTTGAGGACTGGCAATTGTGAGCAAGTGCTGGAGGATCCTTATGGGGCCACAGTCTACTGTTTccagtatgattttttcaatactATAGTCAGTGGGACTCATAATCATGGGAGGGCGGTTTTGTGGGATACAAGACGAAGCAATTGTGTCCAG ATGTATTTTATGGAGTCTTGTCGTCGTCGCGGGAGAAGCTCCCCAGTCTATGGTTTGTCATTCGACGCGGAATTTTTGTTCACCGTCACTGATCAACACCTAAACGTGCTGAACTTTTCAGTTAATCGGGGCAAAATCAGGGATTATGGTATTTGGTTCAAGAAATAA
- the fbl gene encoding fumble isoform X2, with product MAPHSCKLYLSDIIATMAEDNRKVSMEVNGVSENGFTDAPSMPWFGMDIGGSLCKLVYFEPKDITKDEADSEVETLRNIRRYLTKNSAYGKTGHRDTHLQMDDVYIRGRRGTLHFIRFPSSEMVNFLALAKSKGMANLVTTVCATGGGAFKFEEDFRREVNMKLEKFDEFDSLLKGLQFADAQNPSECYYWANPTDDACCSKVKYDFSNPYPFLIVNIGSGVSVLAVYSATDYKRISGTSLGGGTFLGLCCLLTGCNTFEEAIQLAAEGDNTRVDKLVRDIYGGDYERFGLPGDLVASSFSGFSFGQMNSREKRSKVSRQDLARATLVTITNNIGSIARMCAIQEKIDRVVFMGNFLRVNPIAMKLLAYAMNYWSKGTMKALFLEHEGYFGAIGCLLQFHEAKR from the exons ATGGCCCCTCACAGCTGTAAACTTTACTTAAGTGATATTATCGCGACAATGGCCGAAGACAATAGAAAAGTCTCAATGGAAGTTAATGGGGTGAGCGAAAACGGCTTCACAGACGCTCCCT CGATGCCGTGGTTTGGAATGGACATTGGCGGCAGTTTATGCAAGTTGGTCTATTTCGAACCGAAAGACATCACCAAAGACGAGGCCGATTCCGAAGTGGAAACCCTACGCAACATCCGGAGatatctaacaaaaaactCAGCATATGGGAAAACCGGCCATCGAGACACCCACTTACAG ATGGACGATGTTTACATTCGGGGCAGGAGAGGCACTTTGCACTTTATTCGGTTTCCGTCGAGCGAAATGGTCAACTTTTTGGCTTTGGCCAAGTCCAAAGGCATGGCCAACTTGGTTACGACGGTTTGTGCGACGGGAGGGGGCGCTTTCAAGTTTGAGGAGGACTTCAGAAGG GAAGTTAACATGAAGTTGGAAAAATTTGACGAGTTCGATTCGCTTTTGAAGGGCTTGCAGTTCGCAGACGCCCAGAACCCGTCCGAGTGTTACTATTGGGCGAATCCGACCGACGATGCTTGCTGTTCTAAAGTCAAATACGACTTCTCGAATCCGTACCCGTTTCTGATTGTCAATATCGGGTCAGGTGTTAGCGTTTTGGCCGTCTATTCGGCCACCGATTACAAGAGGATCTCAGGGACAAG TTTGGGCGGAGGCACTTTTTTGGGCCTTTGCTGTCTGTTGACTGGTTGCAATACGTTCGAAGAGGCGATACAGTTGGCTGCAGAAGGTGATAACACACGAGTTGATAAGCTGGTGCGTGATATATACGGTGGTGACTACGAACGGTTTGGGTTACCGGGAGATTTGGTCGCTAGCAG TTTCTCGGGCTTTAGCTTTGGGCAAATGAACTCTCGCGAGAAGCGCAGCAAAGTCAGTCGACAGGATCTAGCGAGGGCTACGTTAGTGACCATCACTAACAACATCGGGTCTATTGCTAGGATGTGTGCTATTCAGGAGAAAATTGACAGG gtCGTTTTTATGGGCAATTTCCTGCGAGTAAACCCCATCGCCATGAAACTGCTGGCATACGCCATGAACTACTGGTCCAAGGGAACAATGAAAGCCCTGTTTCTGGAACACGAAGGCTACTTTGGTGCTATTGGTTGTCTCCTTCAATTTCACGAGGCCAAAAGATGA
- the fbl gene encoding fumble isoform 3 (isoform 3 is encoded by transcript variant 3): MAEIAHPLAMPWFGMDIGGSLCKLVYFEPKDITKDEADSEVETLRNIRRYLTKNSAYGKTGHRDTHLQMDDVYIRGRRGTLHFIRFPSSEMVNFLALAKSKGMANLVTTVCATGGGAFKFEEDFRREVNMKLEKFDEFDSLLKGLQFADAQNPSECYYWANPTDDACCSKVKYDFSNPYPFLIVNIGSGVSVLAVYSATDYKRISGTSLGGGTFLGLCCLLTGCNTFEEAIQLAAEGDNTRVDKLVRDIYGGDYERFGLPGDLVASSFGQMNSREKRSKVSRQDLARATLVTITNNIGSIARMCAIQEKIDRVVFMGNFLRVNPIAMKLLAYAMNYWSKGTMKALFLEHEGYFGAIGCLLQFHEAKR; this comes from the exons ATGGCTGAAATCGCGCACCCGCTAG CGATGCCGTGGTTTGGAATGGACATTGGCGGCAGTTTATGCAAGTTGGTCTATTTCGAACCGAAAGACATCACCAAAGACGAGGCCGATTCCGAAGTGGAAACCCTACGCAACATCCGGAGatatctaacaaaaaactCAGCATATGGGAAAACCGGCCATCGAGACACCCACTTACAG ATGGACGATGTTTACATTCGGGGCAGGAGAGGCACTTTGCACTTTATTCGGTTTCCGTCGAGCGAAATGGTCAACTTTTTGGCTTTGGCCAAGTCCAAAGGCATGGCCAACTTGGTTACGACGGTTTGTGCGACGGGAGGGGGCGCTTTCAAGTTTGAGGAGGACTTCAGAAGG GAAGTTAACATGAAGTTGGAAAAATTTGACGAGTTCGATTCGCTTTTGAAGGGCTTGCAGTTCGCAGACGCCCAGAACCCGTCCGAGTGTTACTATTGGGCGAATCCGACCGACGATGCTTGCTGTTCTAAAGTCAAATACGACTTCTCGAATCCGTACCCGTTTCTGATTGTCAATATCGGGTCAGGTGTTAGCGTTTTGGCCGTCTATTCGGCCACCGATTACAAGAGGATCTCAGGGACAAG TTTGGGCGGAGGCACTTTTTTGGGCCTTTGCTGTCTGTTGACTGGTTGCAATACGTTCGAAGAGGCGATACAGTTGGCTGCAGAAGGTGATAACACACGAGTTGATAAGCTGGTGCGTGATATATACGGTGGTGACTACGAACGGTTTGGGTTACCGGGAGATTTGGTCGCTAGCAG CTTTGGGCAAATGAACTCTCGCGAGAAGCGCAGCAAAGTCAGTCGACAGGATCTAGCGAGGGCTACGTTAGTGACCATCACTAACAACATCGGGTCTATTGCTAGGATGTGTGCTATTCAGGAGAAAATTGACAGG gtCGTTTTTATGGGCAATTTCCTGCGAGTAAACCCCATCGCCATGAAACTGCTGGCATACGCCATGAACTACTGGTCCAAGGGAACAATGAAAGCCCTGTTTCTGGAACACGAAGGCTACTTTGGTGCTATTGGTTGTCTCCTTCAATTTCACGAGGCCAAAAGATGA